One Methylocystis iwaonis genomic window, TCGCGCTCTCGATCACGCAACCTTTCGAGCGCATCGATTTCATCCTCGGGGAAGAAAGCGCGCTGCCGCTCGCCGAGGGCGCCACTTTGTTGACGGAAGCGGCGGTCCGGGAAACCTTGCGCGACAGAATGGCGGAAACGATCGCGATCCTCGCGGCGCTACGGCGCGCGACGCGCATGCCGCTTTATTGTCTGTCGCCACCGCCGCCTTTGCCGGACTGTCAGATCAAGGCCTATCCCAAGGAATTCTTCCGAAAGGCGGTCGACGCCGATCGCCTGTCGCCCGAAATCTTCCGCTACAAAGTGTGGCGCCTCGCGTGTCAGCTCTATCGTGAGAGCTGCGCCGCTCAAAACATTGTCTTCGTCGAAGTTCCCCCCGCCTTCATTGCGCCGCCCGGCCTGCTTATTCGCGAAGCGTGGGGCGCCGATGCGACTCACGCCAATCCATCCTTTGGAAAAGCGATGGTCGAAAAAGTGATCGGCATGGTGGAAGCGTCGCGAGCCTTGGTCGCCTGATGACGTCGCATCCCTATTCGAAACTGCCGCCCTATGCCTATTGGCACCACGCCGTGGCCGGCGTCCCCGCGGCCGACGTCGATCCTGTCGTCGAGCCGCCATTCCGCTTCGGCGCGCGAGAGAAGATCGCGGCGGCCGGCAGTTGCTTCGCTCAACATATCGGGCGCTATCTCGTCGCGGGCGGCTGCAACTATCTGGTGACGGAGCAGCCGCATCCATTTCTCAGCGAAAAAGCGGCGCAGGCGCTGAATTACGGTCTCTATTCCGCGCGCTACGGCAATGTCTATACGAGCCGGCAGCTTCTCCAGCTCTTCGAGCGCGCCTATGGCCGCTTCACGCCGAAAGAGAATTACTGGCGCGATGGCGCGGGCGCCGTGATCGACCCCTTTCGGCCGCAGATACAGCCGGGCGGATTCAGTTGCGCGCGTGAGCTCGACATCGACCGCGAACGGCATTTCGCCGCCGTGCGCGCGGCATTCGAGACCCTCGACGTTTTCGTCTTCACGCTCGGCCTGACGGAAGCCTGGCGATCGCGCGAAGACGGCGCGGTGTTTCCACTTTGCCCGGGCGTCGCCGGCGGCGAATTTTCGTCCGCCGCGCATGAATT contains:
- a CDS encoding GSCFA domain-containing protein, with translation MTSHPYSKLPPYAYWHHAVAGVPAADVDPVVEPPFRFGAREKIAAAGSCFAQHIGRYLVAGGCNYLVTEQPHPFLSEKAAQALNYGLYSARYGNVYTSRQLLQLFERAYGRFTPKENYWRDGAGAVIDPFRPQIQPGGFSCARELDIDRERHFAAVRAAFETLDVFVFTLGLTEAWRSREDGAVFPLCPGVAGGEFSSAAHEFINLGVDDVVADMSVFLEGLRSVNPRARVILTVSPVPLVATAERRHVMVSTLCSKAILRAACDIIERTCAQTAYFPSYEIIAGGFTGADYFEADRRSVTREGVAHVMGIFERHFIRRNLMETALRKTRQALAAPSASTDAISEAMRLMCDEEALERGAIPAITESPDGGERDPSTDDAG